The Pseudomonas sp. SCB32 DNA window CTACAGGGAGCTGGATGCTGCTCTCGTAGGAGCGGATCTTATCCGCGAGCCGCCGGCAAGGCCGGTGCCCGACGGTTCGCACCCAGCATCGGCATTCACCTGCCACCATCGATTCCGCCACGCTGGATTTCGCCGACAAGGTCCGCTCCGGCATTGTTTTCTGGGTGATCCCCCTTCGGGACAGCGCTTGCGCTGAACGCACTTCAGTGCGGCCCGAAGGGTGAGCGCAGCGAATAGCCCAAAAGACAGCTGCTCCTACGGGCTGGTTCGCCGCAGCGACTGATCAGGCGCCGAACACCGGTCGGAAGAAGCTCCGCTCGTAGCTGATGATGCAGCGGGTTTCTTCCGCGTAGCGGAACGCGGCCTGGCAGTCGGGATCGTCCATGGACTGCTGCCGGTAACGTTCGTAGTCAGCCAGGCTGGGAAACGTGAACATCGCCAGGGCAATGTTGCTGGCGCCTTCGGAGGGCAGGAAATAGCCATGGTGCTGGCCGCCGAAGCGCTCCACCAGGGGAATCCACAACCGGCCGTAATGTTCGAATTCCTTGAGCTTGTATGGGTCCAGCACGTAGCGCAGGTAACAGGTGACCATCTCGCCAACTCTCTTCCGGTGAAAGGAACAGCCACTGTACAGAGCAAAACCGAGCATCGGTAGGACGACTCAACGTTGTAGGAGCGCGCCATGCGCGCGAATCGCGGGCATGGCCCGCTCCTACAGGGTGCTCCGAACGGAGCTTCTCCACGTAATCCCGGCGCAGCGCGTAGGGCGCATAACCCGGATCAGGTGATCCACCCTACCGGGGCCGTCCGAGGCGACCTGCCCTATATCACCCCGCTTGGGTAGACTAGCCGGCCGCGGGGTTAGTCGCCCCATCCCACTGGCGTCGGCGCGAGGCCGGCGCGGAGCGTAACGGAATGCATTTCGAGATCATCCTGGACCTGTTCGCCGCCCTCTGCTTCGGCGCCCTGATCGGCATGGAGCGGCAATGGCGACAGCGCTTCACCGGCGTCGCCACCCACGGGCTGGTAGCGCTGGGCGCGGCCACCTTCGCTACCCTGCCCTTCCTCATGGACGCGCAGGACCAAGTGGTGCGCATGTCCGCCCAAGTGGTCACCGGCATCGGCTTCCTCGGCGCTGGCGTGATCATGCGCGACGGTCTGAGCGTGCGCGGCCTGAGCACCGCGGCCACGATCTGGTGCACCGGCGCGGTGGGCGTGCTGGCCGGCAGTGGTTTCTTCCTCGCCGCGCTGTCCGCCACCCTGCTGATCGTCCTCTGCAACCTGACGCTGCCGTCGGTGACCCGCTGGATCCAGCGCCACGCCCCCATCGAGCCGAGCAGCGAGCGTTACTACCTGGTCGAGGCGGTGACCGAACCACACCAGGAAGCCCTGGTGCGCTCCACCCTGCTCAATCGCCTGAGCGCCAACGGCCTGGCCCTGCAACGCCTGGAAAGCCATGCGCGCAAGACCGGCGGCGAGGTGGAAGTTACCGCCCTGGTGCTCGCCGCCAGCGGCAAGGACAGCCTCCTGGAGGCCCTGGTCGGCGAACTGGCGCTGGCGCCCTATGTCTCGGCGGCGTGCTGGTCGATCAGCGAAGAGCCGCAGTGAAATCCCGCCCATGAAAAAGGGAGCCAGATGGCTCCCTTTTTCATGGCTGGAAATCAGGCGAAGACGAAGTACTTGCGCACCGTTTCCACCACTTCCCAGGTGCCCTTCATGCCCGGCTCGATGACGAACACATCGCCGGCACGCAGGTGGATCGGCTGCTCACCCTCCGGGGTGATGATGCAGTAGCCGTCGAGGAAGTGACAGTACTCCCACTTCTCGTAGCTCACCTCGAACTTGCCGGGGGTGCAGATCCAGGTGCCCATGATCTTGCTGCCGTCTTTCGAGAGGTAGGCGTTGAGGTTGACGGTGTGCGGGTCGCCGCCGATGCGCTTCCACTTGGTGGCGTCCAGCACCGGGGTCGGACAGGTTTCGCGCAGCACGGTAATGAAGTCGGACATCTCAGCTCCGGGTCGATCCAGTGAAGGGCCCGTCACCATAGGTCGGCGCGCCAGGGAAGAGTTGCCTGGGGCCGACCTGCGGTTGTCCGTTGACGGCCTGTCTCAGCCCAGCCCTCATCGAACCGACTGATCGAGCGGGAATGCGCCCGTCACTGAATGCAAAAGCCCCGGCACTCAATCGAGCACCAGGGCTTCTGACCTTACTTCCCTTACCCGTCACACAGGCCCGTGCAAGGGGGATGACGCATTACCAGTTGTAACCGACAGAGCCACCCGCGGAGAAGCGACCCTGGGTGTCAGTGCTGCCACCGAGCTTGGTGGTCCACTTGCCGTCGTTGGACATGTGCGACACACCCACCGATACCGCGGACTGACCGTTGTAGTGGCCGACCCCGACTGCCGTGGTGCTGCCGCCATTGACGATCGG harbors:
- a CDS encoding cupin domain-containing protein: MSDFITVLRETCPTPVLDATKWKRIGGDPHTVNLNAYLSKDGSKIMGTWICTPGKFEVSYEKWEYCHFLDGYCIITPEGEQPIHLRAGDVFVIEPGMKGTWEVVETVRKYFVFA
- a CDS encoding NIPSNAP family protein, giving the protein MVTCYLRYVLDPYKLKEFEHYGRLWIPLVERFGGQHHGYFLPSEGASNIALAMFTFPSLADYERYRQQSMDDPDCQAAFRYAEETRCIISYERSFFRPVFGA
- a CDS encoding MgtC/SapB family protein, which gives rise to MHFEIILDLFAALCFGALIGMERQWRQRFTGVATHGLVALGAATFATLPFLMDAQDQVVRMSAQVVTGIGFLGAGVIMRDGLSVRGLSTAATIWCTGAVGVLAGSGFFLAALSATLLIVLCNLTLPSVTRWIQRHAPIEPSSERYYLVEAVTEPHQEALVRSTLLNRLSANGLALQRLESHARKTGGEVEVTALVLAASGKDSLLEALVGELALAPYVSAACWSISEEPQ